Within the Marinobacter qingdaonensis genome, the region TCAGCCCGGAGCACCTGGTGACCCGGCACATCACCCGCCTGATCGAGTACCCGGGCGCCCTGCAGGTGCTGGAATTCTCCAAGGGCCTGGCCCGGCTGGTGGCCATTCGCGCCACCGAGGGCGGGCCCCTGGTCGGTCACGAACTGTCCTACCTGCGCTCGCACATGCCCCGCATCGACACCCGGGTGGCCGCCATCTTCCGCAAGGACCGGGCGATCATGCCCCAGGGCGACACCGTGATCGAGGACGGCGACGAGGTGTTCTTCATCGCCGGCACCGACCACATCCGCTCGGTGATGAGCGAGCTGCAGCCGCTGGTGAAGAACTACAAGCGCATCTTCATCTGCGGCGGCGGCAACATCGGCCAGCGCCTGGCCCACACCCTGGAGAACCGCTACCAGGTCAAGCTGCTGGAGCGGGACCACGAGCGCTGCGTGATGCTGTCGGAAAACCTGCGCAAGACCGTGGTGTTGGAGGGTAACGCCGCCAACAAGGACATCCTGCTGGAAGAGAACATCGAGAACACCGACGTGTTCTGCGCGGTCACCAACGACGACGAAGCCAACATCATGGCGTCGCTGCTGGCCAAGCGCCTGGGCGCGCGCAAGGTGTTCACCCTGATCAACAACCCCGACTACGTGGACCTGATCCAGGGCGGCGACATCGACGTCGCCATCTCGCCCCAACAGACCACCATCGGCAGCCTGCTCACCCACGTCCGCCGCGGTGACGTAGTAAACGTTCACTCACTGCGACGGGGTGCGGCCGAGGCCATCGAGGCCATCGCCCACGGCGATCACCGGTCGTCCAAGGTGGTGGGCAAGCGGCTGGACGAGATCCCGCTGCCGGAAGGCACCACCATCGGCGCCATCGTGCGCCACAACGAGGTGCTGATC harbors:
- the trkA gene encoding Trk system potassium transporter TrkA, whose product is MKILILGAGQVGGTLAENLANEANDITIIDSDGARLRELQDRLDIRTVQGKASYPTVLRQAGAADADMLIAVTSSDETNMVACQIASILFKTPTKISRVRASAYLARNELFGENGFPIDVMISPEHLVTRHITRLIEYPGALQVLEFSKGLARLVAIRATEGGPLVGHELSYLRSHMPRIDTRVAAIFRKDRAIMPQGDTVIEDGDEVFFIAGTDHIRSVMSELQPLVKNYKRIFICGGGNIGQRLAHTLENRYQVKLLERDHERCVMLSENLRKTVVLEGNAANKDILLEENIENTDVFCAVTNDDEANIMASLLAKRLGARKVFTLINNPDYVDLIQGGDIDVAISPQQTTIGSLLTHVRRGDVVNVHSLRRGAAEAIEAIAHGDHRSSKVVGKRLDEIPLPEGTTIGAIVRHNEVLIAHDHVRIQPDDHVILFLVDKTRVRDVEKLFQVGLTFF